One stretch of Acholeplasma laidlawii PG-8A DNA includes these proteins:
- a CDS encoding Rqc2 family fibronectin-binding protein, with amino-acid sequence MALDGIYTHYLIKELNQSVENTRVESVWLNGLMFVFSLYAQKQRHHLVINLNASFTSTYLTTQPPSKKDTSNFLNQLKKYLEGGILKNITQYQSDRVIEFNFTVYDFIYGPVERKLIFEAMGRHANLYLIEQGKIIDLYKKMFVLEGRHLIPNATFGYFLSDKLDAKDYVFDPLATPKDITNKYLGISLRLANYLQLTGKHPFEIEVKPTLSIDDNKSYFFNLFGSNTKSFNTLSEALDSRVMLQKDEKSVYRSFISNQLKKLEKKHIQLTKQLDQAHQMLEDKAKGDLIYASGHNLRDKLPFIGDIVLDDQISLTSNAQKFYNNYQKGKRAIDYLEPELHKVLSEIEIFENYLVELELTDNESLSDFKEILDPYGFMKQKNKKNKPTRHKVKVLTLKVDDTTYFIGKNAHQNAHLVNQIGLANDYWFHVKDAPGSHILVRTPDLTEKVLRTSAMLAAYFSSQKASSSIPVNYTLFRFVSKIGGKPASFVKIKNEKTIYIDIDQTIVDNLLQNA; translated from the coding sequence ATGGCTTTAGATGGTATTTACACACATTATTTAATCAAAGAACTGAATCAATCTGTAGAAAATACACGTGTAGAATCCGTTTGGTTAAACGGTTTAATGTTTGTTTTTAGTCTTTATGCTCAAAAACAAAGACATCATTTAGTGATTAACTTGAATGCAAGTTTTACAAGTACTTATTTAACTACACAACCACCTTCAAAAAAAGATACTTCTAATTTTTTGAATCAACTCAAGAAATACCTAGAAGGTGGCATATTAAAAAACATCACTCAATACCAGTCAGATAGAGTGATTGAATTTAACTTTACCGTGTATGATTTTATATATGGTCCAGTTGAGCGTAAACTGATTTTTGAAGCGATGGGTAGACACGCAAATTTATATTTAATTGAACAAGGAAAAATTATTGATCTATATAAGAAAATGTTTGTTCTAGAGGGTAGACATTTAATTCCAAATGCAACTTTTGGCTACTTCTTAAGTGATAAACTAGATGCTAAAGATTATGTCTTTGATCCTTTAGCTACACCTAAAGATATTACAAACAAATATTTAGGTATATCACTACGTTTAGCTAATTATTTACAATTAACAGGTAAACATCCTTTTGAAATTGAAGTTAAACCTACTTTATCTATCGATGATAATAAATCATACTTTTTTAATTTGTTTGGATCAAATACTAAATCATTTAATACATTAAGTGAAGCATTAGATTCTAGAGTGATGCTACAAAAGGATGAAAAATCTGTTTATAGAAGTTTTATCTCAAATCAATTGAAAAAATTAGAAAAGAAACATATACAATTAACCAAACAACTTGACCAAGCACATCAAATGCTTGAAGATAAAGCAAAAGGTGATTTGATTTATGCTAGTGGTCATAACTTAAGAGACAAACTACCATTTATTGGGGATATTGTCTTAGATGATCAAATTAGTCTAACTTCAAATGCACAAAAATTTTATAACAACTACCAAAAAGGTAAACGTGCCATTGATTATCTAGAACCAGAATTGCATAAAGTATTAAGTGAGATAGAAATATTTGAAAATTATCTTGTAGAACTAGAACTTACAGATAATGAATCGTTATCTGATTTCAAAGAGATTCTAGACCCATATGGGTTTATGAAACAAAAAAATAAAAAGAATAAACCTACAAGACATAAAGTAAAAGTTTTAACCTTAAAAGTTGATGATACTACTTACTTTATTGGTAAAAACGCACATCAAAATGCACACTTAGTGAATCAAATAGGACTTGCAAATGACTATTGGTTTCACGTAAAAGATGCTCCAGGATCTCATATACTTGTAAGAACGCCTGATCTTACTGAAAAAGTGCTGAGAACATCTGCAATGCTAGCAGCCTACTTCTCATCTCAAAAGGCTTCTAGTTCGATACCAGTAAACTACACACTATTTAGATTTGTAAGTAAAATTGGTGGTAAACCTGCATCTTTTGTAAAGATTAAAAATGAAAAAACAATCTATATTGATATTGATCAAACAATTGTCGACAATCTTTTACAGAATGCTTAA
- the gmk gene encoding guanylate kinase, with the protein MKLNDRGLLIVISGPSGVGKGTVRKALFDMKNHNLEYSVSVTTRAPRVGEVDGKDYYFVNRAAFEEMIRQDRFLEYAEFVGSYYGTPKDKVEEMLDKGKEVVLEIEVDGALQVRERMKDAVFIFLVPPSKKALYERLSRRGTDTPEIVNKRFQKAESEFKLAYKYDYIVVNDDVNNAADRIMAIIRAEHARTQRTIQKYQQLMEE; encoded by the coding sequence ATGAAACTAAATGATCGTGGATTACTCATCGTCATATCCGGACCATCTGGAGTTGGAAAAGGTACAGTGCGTAAAGCGCTTTTTGACATGAAGAACCATAACCTAGAATATTCTGTATCAGTTACAACAAGAGCACCTAGAGTCGGCGAAGTTGATGGCAAAGACTATTATTTTGTAAATCGTGCAGCCTTCGAAGAAATGATTCGCCAAGACAGATTTTTAGAGTATGCAGAGTTTGTGGGTAGCTATTATGGCACACCAAAAGACAAAGTTGAAGAAATGCTTGATAAAGGTAAAGAAGTTGTATTAGAAATTGAAGTGGATGGTGCACTTCAAGTACGTGAACGTATGAAAGATGCTGTCTTTATATTTTTAGTGCCACCAAGCAAAAAAGCCTTATATGAGCGTTTAAGCAGACGTGGAACGGATACACCTGAAATTGTAAATAAGAGATTTCAAAAAGCTGAAAGTGAATTTAAATTAGCATATAAATATGATTATATCGTAGTAAATGATGATGTAAATAATGCTGCAGATCGTATTATGGCGATCATTCGTGCAGAACATGCACGTACTCAAAGAACTATTCAAAAATATCAACAGTTAATGGAGGAATAA
- the uvrC gene encoding excinuclease ABC subunit UvrC encodes MKEKLSILPTEPGCYMMLDQSGEVIYVGKAKNLKNRVSSYFRGAHNAKTEKLISEISDFNYIVTNSEQESLILEYNLIKKYAPLYNIRLIDDKSYPYLEITNEKDPMLVVSRYIEVDKTKTLFGPYPNSKSARETLKLLQRLYPLRRCNPVDSKPCLYYHMGLCLGPCAHEKVDYKPNIERITRFLKGDTKEVLNELEERMKQASEDLEFERAVEYRDMILAVKDTTEKQIMTLNDYKDRDFISFAYNEDDMAIQILMMRQGRILDTHKNVISYMTDPYETFLTYIKNYYDKFLLPDELVFDQQIPFKELQMYFKNKVVVPKIGDKKKLVDLAHKNALEDLTHYYKLYRAKEEKLGEQIEALEQIFDKKISYIEVFDNAHLFGTAPISGMIVWKDYHFERKMYRKFHLKTTTNDDYQAMKEVLYRRYQRLLVEKQKLPDLICVDGGKGQVSAAYEVIQLFNLDIPILGLKKDKYHMLEGYVIQNEVTILDKKSPLYQFLGQLSEEVHRFTITFHQKTKNRKDYTSVLDNIPGLGPTRKKKLLASFKSIDDIKNASTEDLRSIGLPDKVIKSIKEGIS; translated from the coding sequence TTGAAAGAAAAACTATCAATATTACCAACTGAACCAGGCTGTTACATGATGCTTGATCAATCAGGAGAAGTCATTTATGTTGGTAAAGCTAAAAATTTAAAAAATAGAGTAAGTTCATACTTTAGAGGCGCACACAATGCTAAAACAGAGAAACTAATTTCAGAGATTAGTGATTTTAACTATATCGTCACAAACTCTGAACAAGAATCTCTTATTTTAGAATACAATTTAATCAAAAAATATGCACCACTTTATAATATTCGCTTAATTGATGATAAAAGTTACCCGTATCTTGAAATCACAAACGAAAAAGATCCAATGCTTGTCGTATCAAGATATATTGAAGTTGATAAGACTAAAACTTTATTTGGACCTTATCCGAACTCAAAATCAGCAAGAGAAACACTAAAACTACTACAACGCCTATATCCATTAAGACGCTGTAATCCAGTAGATAGTAAACCGTGTTTATATTATCATATGGGTTTATGTTTAGGTCCTTGTGCACATGAAAAGGTAGACTATAAACCAAATATTGAACGTATTACTAGGTTTTTAAAGGGTGACACTAAAGAAGTTTTAAATGAACTTGAAGAACGCATGAAACAAGCATCAGAAGATTTAGAGTTTGAACGCGCAGTAGAATACCGTGATATGATTTTAGCTGTAAAAGATACAACTGAAAAACAGATCATGACGCTAAATGATTATAAAGATAGAGACTTTATAAGTTTTGCATATAACGAAGATGATATGGCTATCCAAATATTGATGATGCGTCAAGGACGTATATTAGATACACATAAAAATGTGATATCTTATATGACTGATCCTTATGAAACGTTTTTAACTTATATTAAAAACTATTATGATAAGTTTTTATTACCTGATGAATTGGTGTTTGATCAACAAATCCCTTTTAAAGAACTACAAATGTACTTTAAAAATAAAGTTGTTGTACCTAAAATAGGAGATAAGAAAAAACTGGTTGATTTAGCACATAAGAATGCATTAGAAGATTTAACGCATTACTATAAACTATACCGAGCAAAAGAAGAAAAATTAGGTGAACAAATAGAAGCGTTAGAACAAATATTTGATAAAAAAATATCATATATTGAAGTGTTTGATAATGCTCACCTATTTGGAACTGCACCTATTTCTGGTATGATAGTTTGGAAAGATTATCATTTTGAACGCAAGATGTATCGTAAGTTTCACTTAAAAACTACAACCAATGATGACTACCAAGCCATGAAGGAAGTACTTTACCGCAGATATCAAAGACTTTTAGTTGAAAAACAAAAACTACCAGATTTAATTTGTGTGGATGGTGGTAAAGGACAGGTTTCTGCCGCTTATGAAGTGATTCAATTATTTAATTTAGATATACCTATTTTAGGTTTGAAAAAAGATAAGTATCACATGCTAGAGGGCTATGTTATCCAAAATGAGGTCACTATTTTGGATAAAAAATCACCACTCTATCAATTTTTAGGACAACTCTCAGAAGAAGTCCATAGATTTACAATCACTTTCCATCAAAAGACTAAAAATAGGAAAGACTATACATCGGTTTTAGATAACATACCTGGACTTGGTCCAACACGTAAGAAAAAATTACTCGCAAGTTTTAAATCTATTGATGACATTAAAAATGCATCGACGGAAGATTTAAGAAGTATTGGATTACCTGATAAGGTAATCAAAAGCATTAAGGAAGGTATTTCATGA
- a CDS encoding exonuclease codes for MRTFIHSTDTKQKLFYAVVNNKKETFYLPNRLAKVFLTILKKGILVDFEVTSPVIKLVDNHKVSVYPVSHFNLIMQLKPNRVLYDLKQLRLDMKRVLKKYQYFLFLDLEMSMPGYKKGPHIPEIIQVGYVLADKAGNVIKDNGYFVRAVQEDAINKRTIKFLDLDENKYYGKALDYDLFYMDLENLIKTYKPQIVTWGKNDVQALNISYDLHKVKPLTSDKQFIDLLKLHKDYFNLPNDIGLFQAYKKYYKPEEELVQDHDARLDAIITKDVFDAFMILMQTSN; via the coding sequence ATGAGAACTTTTATACACAGTACAGATACAAAACAAAAATTATTTTACGCGGTTGTAAATAATAAAAAGGAAACCTTTTATTTACCCAATCGATTAGCTAAAGTATTTTTAACCATTTTAAAAAAAGGTATATTAGTAGATTTTGAAGTGACTAGTCCCGTCATCAAGTTAGTGGATAATCATAAGGTAAGTGTTTATCCAGTATCGCATTTTAACTTGATTATGCAATTAAAACCAAACCGTGTATTGTATGATTTAAAACAATTAAGACTAGATATGAAGCGTGTATTAAAAAAATACCAATACTTTTTATTTTTAGATCTAGAAATGTCGATGCCAGGATATAAAAAAGGACCACATATCCCTGAAATTATTCAAGTTGGTTATGTATTAGCGGATAAGGCAGGTAACGTTATTAAAGATAATGGTTATTTTGTAAGAGCTGTCCAAGAAGACGCGATTAATAAAAGAACCATTAAGTTTCTTGATCTAGATGAAAATAAATATTATGGTAAAGCACTGGATTATGATTTATTCTATATGGATTTAGAAAACTTAATTAAAACATATAAGCCACAAATTGTAACATGGGGTAAAAATGATGTGCAAGCCCTAAATATTAGTTATGATCTTCACAAGGTAAAACCACTAACAAGTGACAAGCAGTTTATTGACCTTTTAAAACTACATAAAGATTACTTTAACTTACCAAATGATATTGGACTATTCCAAGCTTATAAAAAATACTATAAGCCAGAAGAAGAACTCGTCCAAGACCATGATGCTAGATTAGACGCAATTATTACAAAAGATGTATTTGATGCATTTATGATTCTAATGCAAACAAGTAATTAA
- the rpoZ gene encoding DNA-directed RNA polymerase subunit omega — protein sequence MKKRKHGLNYPTIDVLLEKIDSKYKLVYAASKVAHIIERENLDVKDSKSVTSVGKALEEIANGKVTVTFID from the coding sequence ATGAAAAAAAGAAAACATGGTTTAAACTACCCAACAATTGACGTACTATTAGAAAAGATTGATTCTAAGTATAAATTAGTATATGCAGCGAGTAAAGTTGCTCATATCATTGAAAGAGAAAATTTGGATGTTAAAGATTCCAAATCAGTCACAAGTGTAGGCAAAGCGTTAGAAGAAATTGCAAATGGTAAAGTAACTGTTACGTTCATTGACTAA